The following are from one region of the Methanobacterium alcaliphilum genome:
- a CDS encoding endonuclease/exonuclease/phosphatase family protein, translating to MKLLSWNVNGIRARYNNNHIQQVFDQSPDIICLQEVKANPEQIPSQLLELDDYHFYLNHNKSNSYTGVGIFTKEEPINIERGFENLEEGRVLKQNLMNSHCTIFIFQMVQDQQKN from the coding sequence ATGAAACTTCTATCTTGGAACGTCAATGGAATTAGAGCCAGATATAACAACAACCACATACAACAAGTCTTTGACCAATCTCCAGATATCATATGTCTTCAAGAAGTCAAAGCCAACCCAGAACAAATACCATCACAATTATTAGAACTGGATGATTACCACTTCTACCTTAACCACAATAAATCTAACTCATACACTGGTGTTGGAATATTCACCAAAGAAGAACCCATTAATATAGAGAGGGGTTTTGAAAACCTTGAAGAAGGGCGTGTATTAAAGCAGAATTTGATGAATTCACATTGTACAATATTTATTTTCCAGATGGTGCAGGATCAGCAGAAAAATTAG
- a CDS encoding DUF4064 domain-containing protein, whose product MTNEINETSRTIELVLGIVGGIFGLLGGIFAVLFGAIGSSEIMMLGMSAILASIVGTLATIYVTRNAKIGGIILIVSAVWLLISISLFGVLGSFLLGLSGILALIRK is encoded by the coding sequence TTGACCAATGAGATTAATGAAACTTCCAGAACAATTGAACTTGTTTTAGGTATAGTTGGAGGAATTTTCGGACTTTTAGGTGGAATATTCGCGGTTTTATTTGGGGCTATTGGATCAAGTGAAATCATGATGCTGGGCATGAGTGCTATTTTAGCATCAATTGTCGGGACACTAGCTACCATATACGTAACAAGAAACGCTAAAATCGGCGGAATAATATTAATAGTAAGTGCCGTGTGGCTGCTCATCAGCATATCATTATTTGGAGTTTTAGGATCTTTCCTTTTAGGTCTATCTGGAATACTGGCACTTATAAGAAAATAG
- a CDS encoding beta strand repeat-containing protein, giving the protein MVLLSMASTASAANYNVTNTTYQNVFTENGIADTFELNNISYIFQEGDTFTFLEGLYENVVLILDKTVNIITEGSVYLTNDGLEDVIQVLNTATGTNITGFNINGSLKISADNITVENNTINGSSRDGIFTSGDNTQILNNIIKGSELSGIKTGGNNTVIANNIISSNLLSGISITGENANVTSNNILSNEHDGVTSTGDNVSIEGNNISNSANYCINSTGDNASIVNNFLFANYNKSISSSGEDTTVENNTVRNNYYLDNTTYGNVFTDNGINTEFTLNGIIYTFQEGDTFTFLEGLYEDVKLILDKSVTILSQGSVNLTNNGAEDIINVLNTATSTNISGFNINGSLNISADNVTVNNNSINGSSRDGILITGANATIINNTINSSAMSGINSTGDNTNIIGNLISDSGEDGIISSGLLVHIENNNISSSNNQGINSIGDEATIILNNIFSSGANGVLSTGENASIGNNIINASNLSGIDSTGDKINISNNKIISSGQDGVTSSGYQASIENNNISSNENNGVSSTGDNATIKNNNIYYNTKNGVTSTGENASIDSNNIYSNGVHGVNSTGDKANINNNLVYFNTKNGVDSTGNDALIEKNNVTWNDGHGISTTGENATIYNNSAKYNQKSGIYSEGYKANITLNDANYNKENGIHSKGNNATINQGYAHYNSLNGIYVSGSNTTVSSSYTYYNTLSGVNSTGFKNVISGVTSYYNYKNGISIFGNNNSLSSCTMSYNSLNGLYSSGSNTSITFSEAKSNGNNGFYVAGNNAYFFYIYNATGNSQNGILSTGNNLQLYYLMEANSNKLNGIYTKGASAYLWYVSAQNNSQNGILSTGSNFYLNSAVGIDKNKNHGIYSTGANAQINSVTATSNSQNGVYSTGANAQIYTVIATSNSQNGVYTTGYNATLANITSKSNKKNGVQSTGKYLKIYNSVLSSNLQQGLLSTGHSAFIRNVTASSNYKNGIQTSGYNTTVYLSQVSKNKLNGIYLTGSKAQIVSSRSFSNAFYGIVAHGSQPVMQSNRVYSNKYGLYSKGYGAIFYNNTVYSNKIHGIYSASKNARILKNIAYSNKGHGVYSIGSLTQIYQNKFNSNWGSGIYSKGASALLAANTASSNRKNGVYSSGSKAQIGKNTVKKNRWFGIYSIGKKSKWGTNNAKGNKKGNIKRR; this is encoded by the coding sequence ATGGTCCTTTTATCAATGGCCAGTACTGCATCTGCAGCTAATTATAATGTAACAAATACGACGTATCAAAATGTATTCACGGAAAATGGAATAGCAGACACTTTTGAACTGAATAATATAAGTTATATATTCCAGGAGGGAGACACTTTCACTTTCCTCGAAGGATTATATGAGAATGTGGTTCTCATACTGGATAAAACAGTGAATATCATCACTGAAGGTAGTGTATATTTAACTAATGACGGTTTGGAAGATGTCATCCAAGTTTTAAACACCGCCACAGGAACCAACATCACCGGATTCAATATAAACGGTTCTTTAAAGATCTCAGCAGATAATATCACAGTCGAAAACAATACCATTAATGGATCCAGCAGAGATGGAATCTTCACATCAGGAGACAATACTCAAATATTAAATAATATAATCAAAGGCAGTGAATTATCTGGTATAAAAACCGGTGGAAACAACACCGTTATTGCAAATAACATTATTAGCAGTAACTTGTTATCCGGTATAAGCATCACTGGAGAAAACGCGAACGTCACTTCCAATAATATATTATCCAATGAACATGACGGAGTGACCAGTACTGGAGATAATGTTTCTATTGAAGGAAATAACATCTCCAACAGCGCTAATTATTGTATAAATTCAACAGGTGACAATGCCAGTATAGTGAACAATTTCTTGTTTGCTAATTACAATAAGAGTATTAGCTCTTCTGGGGAAGATACAACTGTGGAAAACAACACAGTTCGCAATAATTATTACCTGGACAACACCACTTACGGGAACGTATTTACTGATAATGGAATTAACACCGAATTTACATTAAATGGTATTATTTACACCTTCCAGGAGGGAGACACTTTCACTTTCCTTGAAGGATTATATGAAGATGTTAAATTGATTTTAGATAAATCAGTGACCATACTATCCCAAGGAAGTGTTAACCTCACCAATAACGGCGCCGAAGATATTATTAATGTCTTAAACACCGCAACAAGTACCAATATAAGTGGATTCAATATAAATGGATCATTAAATATATCTGCAGATAATGTTACTGTAAACAATAACAGCATTAATGGGTCTTCCAGAGACGGGATCCTCATAACAGGGGCCAATGCCACCATAATAAATAATACCATAAATTCCAGTGCTATGTCTGGTATAAACTCAACTGGAGATAACACCAATATCATTGGCAATCTCATATCAGATAGTGGTGAGGATGGAATTATTAGCAGCGGTTTATTAGTCCATATTGAAAACAATAACATCTCATCCAGTAACAATCAGGGAATAAACAGTATTGGAGATGAAGCAACTATAATACTCAATAATATATTCTCAAGTGGAGCTAACGGAGTACTATCCACTGGAGAAAATGCCAGCATTGGGAACAACATCATTAACGCCAGTAACTTATCGGGAATAGACTCCACGGGAGATAAAATTAATATTAGCAATAACAAGATTATATCCAGTGGCCAGGACGGTGTGACCTCCTCTGGATATCAAGCTAGTATTGAAAACAACAACATCTCATCTAATGAGAATAATGGAGTTAGCAGTACTGGAGATAACGCCACTATTAAAAACAATAATATATATTACAATACAAAAAACGGGGTCACATCCACTGGTGAAAACGCATCAATTGACAGTAACAATATTTACTCCAATGGCGTCCATGGTGTAAACTCCACTGGAGATAAGGCCAATATTAACAATAACCTGGTTTATTTCAATACCAAAAATGGTGTGGACTCCACAGGCAATGATGCCCTTATTGAAAAAAATAATGTGACCTGGAACGATGGTCATGGTATCAGTACCACCGGAGAAAATGCTACAATTTACAACAACTCAGCTAAATACAACCAGAAATCAGGTATCTACAGTGAAGGTTATAAAGCCAATATCACCTTAAATGATGCTAATTATAATAAAGAAAATGGTATTCACTCCAAAGGTAATAATGCCACCATAAATCAGGGTTATGCCCATTACAATTCATTGAATGGGATTTACGTTTCTGGTAGTAACACCACTGTAAGCAGTTCTTACACCTATTACAACACTCTCTCTGGAGTTAACTCCACAGGCTTTAAAAATGTTATTAGTGGTGTCACATCTTATTATAATTATAAGAACGGTATAAGCATATTCGGTAATAACAACAGCTTATCGTCCTGTACAATGAGTTATAATAGTTTAAATGGGTTGTACTCTTCCGGGAGCAATACTTCCATAACATTTTCTGAGGCAAAATCCAATGGAAACAATGGGTTTTACGTTGCAGGCAACAATGCTTATTTTTTCTATATCTACAATGCCACAGGAAATAGTCAAAACGGTATCTTATCCACAGGGAATAACCTGCAGTTATACTATTTAATGGAGGCAAATTCCAATAAACTGAATGGTATTTACACCAAAGGAGCATCAGCGTATTTATGGTACGTCAGTGCCCAGAACAATAGCCAAAACGGTATCTTATCCACAGGAAGTAACTTCTATTTGAACTCTGCTGTGGGTATTGATAAAAATAAAAACCATGGTATTTATTCCACCGGAGCCAACGCCCAAATAAACTCAGTAACAGCAACTTCCAACTCACAAAACGGAGTATACAGTACCGGAGCCAACGCCCAAATATACACAGTAATAGCAACTTCCAACTCACAAAACGGAGTATACACTACGGGATATAATGCTACTCTAGCTAATATCACCAGTAAATCCAATAAGAAAAATGGGGTGCAGTCCACAGGTAAGTACTTAAAAATTTACAATTCCGTACTATCTTCGAACCTGCAGCAAGGTCTTTTATCCACGGGACACAGTGCCTTTATAAGGAATGTGACTGCTTCAAGTAATTATAAAAATGGGATCCAGACCTCAGGTTATAATACAACTGTATACCTTTCTCAAGTATCAAAAAATAAATTAAATGGAATTTATTTAACTGGATCTAAGGCCCAGATAGTTAGCAGTAGATCCTTTTCCAATGCCTTTTATGGAATAGTTGCCCATGGATCACAGCCCGTGATGCAGTCCAACAGAGTATACAGTAATAAGTATGGGTTGTACTCTAAAGGGTACGGTGCCATCTTTTACAATAACACAGTATATTCCAACAAAATCCATGGTATATATTCTGCCAGTAAAAACGCCAGGATACTTAAAAATATTGCTTATTCCAACAAGGGACATGGAGTATATTCTATTGGATCCTTAACCCAGATTTATCAGAATAAATTTAATTCAAACTGGGGAAGCGGCATATATTCCAAAGGGGCTTCTGCTCTTCTTGCTGCTAATACAGCTTCTTCCAATAGGAAAAACGGTGTCTATTCCTCTGGATCTAAGGCCCAGATTGGAAAAAATACAGTTAAAAAGAATAGATGGTTTGGTATTTATTCTATAGGTAAAAAATCCAAATGGGGCACCAACAATGCCAAAGGCAATAAAAAAGGAAACATTAAAAGAAGATAA